A window from Pseudomonas frederiksbergensis encodes these proteins:
- a CDS encoding DUF3300 domain-containing protein — protein MRIPLFYAISAVLFLHGSAAQAQPSNATAAQTPPAAAAVKDAVFTQEQLDQMLAPIALYPDPLLAQMLMASTYPGEVAEAVNWSKAHPEAKGDEAVKQVATQPWDPSVQALVAFPQLLATVGQDLVWVQRLGDAFLAQPDEVMEGVQRLRRQAQAAGNLQSNQYQNVTVQNVTAPAPTTASPSTAASSAPASSSTIIIQPADPQVVYVPTYNPTTTYGTWAYPESPPVYYPPPPAYYPGSALLAGLAFGTGVAIIGSLWGDCDWGNNDIDIDVDRYNNINRNNQITNNQNKWQHNAVHRDGVPYRDNRSRQEYGRQLNGANQRQAYRGDDAQRAKARENARSAMDRSGVERPATSNRQAREQARQAQSGISAGNRTQAGADRPKTADRSQGNARNIRENEQPRKQTAQVNQRRQDTSQARQSTTKRPAASPGSAKNNAFAGVRSPSQSNAQASRGRTSQASAQRPSSMRSSGNQISRPSSPARSRGGRR, from the coding sequence ATGCGCATTCCTCTGTTTTACGCGATATCAGCTGTACTGTTTTTGCATGGTTCTGCCGCCCAGGCGCAGCCATCGAATGCCACCGCTGCCCAAACGCCACCCGCTGCAGCGGCAGTCAAGGATGCAGTCTTTACTCAAGAGCAACTGGATCAGATGCTGGCTCCCATTGCGCTTTATCCAGACCCGCTTCTTGCACAGATGCTGATGGCCAGCACCTACCCTGGGGAAGTCGCCGAGGCCGTTAACTGGTCGAAAGCGCATCCTGAAGCCAAAGGCGATGAGGCGGTCAAACAAGTGGCAACCCAACCCTGGGACCCAAGTGTTCAAGCGCTGGTCGCCTTTCCCCAATTGCTGGCGACCGTGGGGCAGGATCTTGTCTGGGTTCAGCGACTGGGCGATGCCTTTCTGGCGCAGCCCGATGAGGTGATGGAGGGCGTGCAACGCTTGCGGCGTCAAGCGCAGGCCGCCGGCAACCTGCAGAGCAATCAGTATCAGAATGTGACTGTTCAAAATGTGACCGCTCCCGCCCCAACAACTGCATCGCCATCGACGGCCGCATCCTCAGCCCCAGCCAGCTCCTCCACCATCATCATCCAGCCCGCAGATCCGCAGGTGGTGTACGTTCCCACTTACAACCCGACAACCACCTACGGCACTTGGGCTTATCCAGAATCGCCCCCTGTCTACTATCCACCGCCACCCGCTTATTATCCGGGTTCGGCTTTGCTGGCCGGGTTGGCGTTCGGCACCGGCGTAGCGATAATCGGCTCGCTATGGGGCGACTGTGACTGGGGCAATAACGACATCGACATCGACGTCGATCGATACAACAACATCAATCGCAACAACCAGATAACCAATAATCAGAACAAGTGGCAGCACAACGCAGTACATCGCGATGGCGTTCCCTATCGAGACAACAGAAGCCGGCAGGAATATGGTCGTCAACTCAACGGTGCCAACCAGCGCCAGGCTTATCGCGGAGACGATGCCCAGCGCGCCAAGGCTCGTGAGAATGCGCGTAGCGCCATGGACAGGAGCGGTGTCGAGAGACCCGCCACCAGCAACCGACAAGCCCGTGAACAAGCACGCCAGGCGCAGTCGGGAATCTCGGCAGGCAATCGAACGCAGGCAGGCGCGGACAGACCGAAAACGGCTGACAGAAGCCAGGGTAACGCCAGAAATATTCGCGAAAACGAGCAGCCTCGCAAACAGACTGCCCAGGTGAATCAACGTAGGCAGGACACCTCTCAGGCGCGTCAGAGTACGACAAAACGACCGGCTGCCAGCCCAGGCAGTGCCAAAAACAATGCATTCGCCGGGGTGCGTTCACCGTCCCAGTCCAATGCCCAAGCCTCTCGCGGGCGCACTAGCCAGGCTTCCGCCCAGCGTCCCAGCAGCATGCGTTCTTCCGGCAATCAAATCAGTCGGCCATCCAGTCCAGCGCGTTCGAGAGGGGGTCGTCGGTGA